A stretch of DNA from Sphingomonas sp. SORGH_AS_0879:
CGACCTCTGACGGGTCGCCTTATGTGATGATGGGTTGGCCTATGCGTCGAGCATCGACGATGCCGTCAGTCGAGCGGCGATCGGGACGGCGGCAGGCGCCATTCGCGCCGTGCGTGATTCGGCCTTTGACGGCATCGAATACGACACCGTGCGGAGGTTGAACCCAGGCGAATTTGCTCGGCTACCACTAGGCCAGAGCTCTGCACGGAGTTCATCGTCATCGACCCTTCACCCCCTCGGACGTGCCAGACCACTTATGGTTGGGGTGTATACGGTATGATATCCCTTCTACTGTCAAGGGTGAAATACGCAGTTTGGCGGAACGCACTTGTTGGGGACCAACAGGCGTTGAAGAGTTGGCTGGATCGATGTGCAATGCGACGATGGTAGTGCGGCAAGACACAGAAACGCTTACCATCCGCAAATTCTTCTGCAAATCAAATAATTGAAAATAGTATGATTTTTAATTACTATTTTATTATCGCACTTCATCCACCATAGTTTTTAGATATTCGTTAAATCCACCTTTGGAATAGCACGCCTTACCGCGTCATCAAAGGAGTTTTAAACTTGACAAATCTTCCTAAACTTGGGGAAGTTATTAGCATGGAGGAATTTAGCCTACCTCCTCACCGCTTCAAATCCACTATTAATCACATTACGTTTACTTCTTTAGCGTCTTTTACCCTGACAGCGGGTGTCACCTTTGCGATCCCAATTGCTGCAAGCCATAGATATCTCGTAACTAACATTGCCATAATATCTTTGATCATATCGATCTTGGCATATGCCATACTGATATCGATTTTCATCGTTGATGGCCTGCGATGCCTTACATTAAAGAAGTCGAAGCTTTGCGACGAAGTAGAAGCCACAATGTCTCGAGAGCAGGGGATAATCGACATGCTCGTGGAGAAGGGCTCGTTGCTCGATATCCAACGTGACGTGACCCCCGTTTCTTCATCCAACTGGAAGTAGAGACCGTCTCCTTAAAGGGACGGACGGAATGAAGCGGAAGCAGTTTTCGGAAGAGCAGATCATCGGCATCCTGAAGGAGGCCGAGGCGGGTGCGGTGGTGACGGAGCTGTGCCGCAAGCACGGGATGTCGAGCGCGACTTACTATGCGTGGAAGGCGAAGTTCGGCGGCCTGGAGGTGTCCGACGCAAAGCGCCTGCGGTCGCTCGAAGAGGAGAACGCCCGGCTCAAACGGCTACTGGCGGACACGATGCTGGACAATGCGGGGTTGAAAGACCTGCTGTCAAAAAAGTGGTGACGCCCGCCGCGAAGCGGCAAGCGGTCGCGCATCTCCAGGCGACGCTGGGGATGAGCGAGCGGCGGGCATGCACGGTCGTTGGGGCAGACCGCACGAGCATGCGGTATCGCTCGTGCCGGGCGGATGATGGCGACCTGCGGTCGCGGCTGCGCGAGCTGGCGCAGCAACGCCGACGGTTCGGCTATCGGCGTCTGCACATCCTGCTGCGCCGGGACGGCATCACGATCAACCGCAAGAAGACCCAGCGGCTCTATCGTGAGGAGGGTTTGACGGTCAGGCGCCGGAAGGGACGAAGGCGCGCCACAGGCAGCCGTGCGCCCGCGTCAGTGCTGGCGCTTCCCAACCAGCGCTGGAGTCTGGACTTCGTCCACGACCAGCTCGTGACCGGCCGTCGGTTCCGCGTGCTCAACATCGTCGATGACGTCACGCGCGAATGCCTTCGGGCGGTGGTGGACACGTCGATCTCGGGCCGGCGGGTCGTGCGCGAGCTGGCCGATCTGATCGCCGAGCGTGGCAGGCCGAAGATGATCGTCAGCGACAACGGGACCGAACTGACGTCGAACGCGGTGCTCGCCTGGTCCGGCGATGCCCGCATCGAGTGGCATTACATCGCGCCGGGCAAGCCCACGCAGAACGGGTTCGTCGAGAGCTTTAACGGTCGCATGCGCGACGAGCTGCTCAACGAGACGCTGTTCTTCACCATCGGTCAGGCCCGCTCGATTCTGGCCCGCTGGGTCGACGACTACAACAACGAGCGTCCGCACTCCTCGCTCGGCTACGCCACTCCGGCAGCCTTCGCTGCCGGGCTCGAACAGCAACGGGCGGGGTTAACCCCGCCCGTTGCTTCACCTGCGCTTATGCGCGAAAACCACGGTCGGTCTCTGGTTGCCGCTGGATGAAAGACCGGGGTCACGTCAAACGCTATGATCGCCGACTGGCCTTCGAACTCAAGATCATCGATCAACGCAAGGCGGGGATCGCCATTTTGGCCGGGTTGGGCGCTGCGGCCATCGCACTGGCCCCGTCACTTCCCCTTGGCGGTTTATCGATCAGCGAGGCCCTGAAGGCCGGCGTACCGGCTCTTCTTTTTGGTGCCGGGATAGCGGGGATCCAGCAGCATGACTTCAGCCTGCGCCTCCACCGCGTGAACTTTGCCTTTTCCGAGGCAGAACGCTTGCTACGATCCCGAGAGGCGAATTCTGCCGCCCCTGCCCCCACTGGAATTATGCTTCCCACCGCAGCGCCTCGAATGGCAGCAGAAGCACCGACTCCCTCGAAAGGCACACCCCAAGCGGTCGCGCCGGGTCGCAGCGGGTAACCGCTCGCCCTTCGCGCCCGAATTGGCCTCGACTACCTCCCCGGCCGCCCCGGACGACGCGCCGCCGTGTGTATCGGACGAACTGGCAGCCCCGGGCGACCCAACACCGTCCGCGTCGGACGCACAGCTTCCCTCATGTCCGGACGGGCGCCCTGTTCCGCCAGCCTCGACATCATGCGACCCGGACGACTTGCCGATCCCGAAGGCCGCGCCACCGATCCCCGCCAGCGTCGAGGCACCGTCGATCAGCACCTCCGAATAGCTCTTCGTCATCCAGCGCCGCTTTCTGTAGAGCTGTGGTCACGCAAGAGGCGGGAGACCTCGCGCCCTTCACCGCCTCCTCGAATGCTTCCCGGCCGCCGACCGCTTTCACCGCTGCGCGGAAGGCGGGATCGTACTCGTAGACATCCTCGAAATGCAGACGCTCGGGAGTATCCGGGCCGTAGCGACCGAGCGGCGTCACGGTCGCGTTATTCTGCGTCTCGATCCGCGCGGCCACGGTCGCGCTCGCGGCATCCAGCCCCGCGCCCGACGCCACCGCCGCCACCAGCGTCGACACCAGCGCATCGCGCGCCTGGCCTGCCGACTGGCTCAACGGCTGGCCGTCCTTGTCCGTCGACGGCGTCGGGCCGCTCTTCAGCAACTGGTTCAGCACCACCGCCGAGGCCGCCCCCATCGCCCCCGCCGAGCAGTTCCCCGTGCCGCCCGCCGCCTGGCCCGCGCAGCCCACCACCGCCTGTAGCGCCGCACGCGCCGCGCTGTTCTCCGCCGCGCTGCCGCCCAGTTCGTCCGCCAGCGCCTTCACCTGCTGCGTCGCCAGACCCTGCAGCACGTTCACCGCCGAGGCCTGCACCAGACCGCCCAGCGAGCCCGTCGCATCGCCGCCCGCAGCGCCCGATACCGCCGTCGCCACCAGACGCGCCGTGCTCCCCGGGCCATAGGCCTCGTGAAGCTTCTCCGCCTGTCTGGTATAGTCGTCCGCAGCCTGCGCATCACCGCGCTGCCTGGCCTCTTCAGCCTGCGCCTTCAGCCGGTCCTCCTCGCGCGCCCTGGACGCGAAGAACGCGCTCGTCTCCGTCACCAGAACCTGCGCCGCCTGGAAACCCTGCGCCACCTCCGCCCGCGTCGCATCGGTGAACTGGCGGATCAGCGCCCCGTCATTGGCCGCCCCCGTGTCGCGCGAGATCGTCGCCGCCACCGACCGGCTCGCCGCGTCGCCCGTAACCTCGATCGTCCCCGCCCCGATCGCCGAGCGCACGGACAGTTACACGCCGGTCGCGGCAACTAAGTACGCGCCGATCATCGCATCGGTCATTTAAACAGTAGGCATATGACGGGCGCTGGTTACATTAGCGCTACCCAAGAAACTCAGGCTACTTGCTGGATATAGTCGTAAACCTGCTGATATCGGCGACGTGTGCCGGGACTCCCAAGCCACCTCTCCATCATTGTCTGCGCATAATCTTTGCGTTGACTCACTAGTGCAGCGGCAACAACCCGCATCCCCTGAGCTAATAATACTTTAGCTATGATATCTTATCTTTTGACCAGCCAGGCATAGGCACAAGCTTAAATGCCATAAGCTTATCTACCAAACGGTCAATATCAATGTTGCCATTGCTATTAACAAATTCGTGCGAATAGAAGATATAGTCTGACCATTTTGGATCCGGACTTAATCTGCATATTTCATTTGACAAGCACATGTCTTCTTCATCTTTAGGAACATCAGTAAATCTGCGCAGTAAAATCTTTAGATAATCTGCGTCATTCATTTCTATTTGCCTCTAATATGGTTATATGGAGTTTTTATAATTATGTTGTTCATGTCATAAATATTCCACCTTTTCCAATTGGTTCCATATGATCAAGCTCGTATACCTTTCGTTGACCTGCCCATTCGGCTTCAGGAGCAAGTGGTGCCAACGCTAAAATTTGTTTACATTCGATCATGAAAGTTGGCTTGGCAATTTTCCTGCCAAGAATTCTACATATATACTGCGAACCACTAACTGATCTTTCGTAGTTGCTCTCTCTGGATATTTTTCTCCTAACAAATCTATCAATTTGTCCGGAAGTGTCTCATCGTGCAGAGTGATAATCACATAATCTTCATCTGCTTCATAACCACATATCGGCATGAATGTTTTCTGATAGCAAGTAATAGTAAGAGATACTTCGCCATTTTCTCCGATATATTTTTTAATTGATACTATTCCTGAATTCATACATTTTTTAAAAGCTTCATCAACCTGGCTAATTTCTGGATTCTTTATAAATTCCAATTGCACCCTATTTCCATTTTCGAAATAATACCCCCCTAGTGTAGTCACTTTTTTTCCTCCTGAATGGATTTCATACCTGGATTCCATATATATTTTTTAGGAAGAAGGGTGTCATTATCAATAGCGTTGATTGTCAGTGATTTCAGGCCAGCCTTATCCGCTGCCGCAGCAATGTCACCCCGGCAAAATCCACAAACATCTTTACCTGAGACAGTCATATTCATCGATTGACCTTGCGTTTTCCCTGCATCAAACGCTTGTTGTATAGCGCCAATTTCGGCGTGGGCATCAGCCATATTTCCATTCGGTAATTTATAACCATTCTTAGCGATCTTGTCGGCGACGCGATCCGCGATGATAGTAGGCCGCGAAGCATCGGCTTCCACAATATTTCTAGCATTCTGATTTACGTCTTTAAATACACTACCACCAACTTCGGCAGTAGCCGTGACTTCGGGTATCACGGTGCCGCCAACAGTACTTGCGGTATTGTTAAGGCTCGACACCTTCGGCCCGGCGCGCGCCGTGGCCTGACCCAGGGCGGACTCCGCCGCCATCGTGCCCAGGCCGACGGCGAGGTTGATCTGGCCGTAGATGGCCTCGGACGTTTCCAGCGATGCGCCCGAGACGGTTGATATGACACGTCCGCCTAGAGTTGGGGACGGCGTGCCGTCTCGGAGAGACAGGAAGCCCGTGTGCGCGTTGTCCAGTCCCAGCCCGAGATTGACACCACCCAGCGTCGCGACGACGCACCCCGCGCCGGCGGTCGCCACGCAGGTTGAGGCACCGCCATAAGCCATGATCGTGCCGCTGACCGCCTGCCCCGCACCGCCCAGAGCCTGCATTCCGCCCACCAGCCGCACGCCCAGCGGGGTCTGGTTGAACGCGTTGACCGCCTGGACCCCGCACAGCAACGGCGTCTCGCCGCTGCACAACCACGCATCGATCCGCGCCTGGCCTTCCAGCCGGTTCGCGCCGAGCGTGAAGGCATCCAGCGCCGCTTTCTGTATAGCAGTGGTCGCGCAAGAGTCGGGAGACCTCGCGCACTTCACCGCCTCTTCGAATGCTTCCCGGCCACCGACCGCTTTCACCGCTGCGCGGAAGGCGGGATCGTACTCGTAGACATCCTCGAAGTGCAGACGCTCGGGAGTATCCGGTCCGTAGCGACCGAGCGGCGTCACGGTCGAGTTGTTCTGCGTCTCGATCCGCGCGGCCAGGGTCGCGCTCGCGGCGTCCAGCCCCGCGCCCGACGCCACCGCCGCCACCAGCGTCGACACCAGCGCATCGCGTGCCTGGCCTGCCGACTGGCTCAGCGGCTGGCCGTCCTTGTCCGTCGAGGGCGTCGGGCCGCTCTTCAGCAGCTGGTTCAGCACCACCGCCGAGGCCGCCCCCATCGCCCCCGCCGAACAGTCCCCCGTGCCGCCCGCCGCCTGGCCCGCACAGCCCACCACCGCCTGCAACGCCGCGCGCGCCGCGCTGTTCTCCGCCGCGCTGCCGCCCAGTTCGTCCGCCAGCGCCTTCACCTGCTGCGTCGCCAGTCCCTGCAGCACGTTCACTGCCGAGGCCTGCACCAGACCGCCCAGCGAGCCCGTCGCATCGCCGCCCGCCGCCCCCGACACCGCCGTCGCCACCAGACGCGCCGCGCTCCCCGGGCCATAGGCCTCGTGAAGCTGCTCCGCCTGTCTGGTATAGCTGTCCGCAGCCTGCGCATCACCGCGCTGCCTGGCCTCTTCGGCCTGCGCCTTCAGCCGGTCCTCCTCGCGCGCCCTGGACGCGAAGAACGCGCTCGTCTCCGTCGCCAGCACCTGCGCCGCCTGGAAGCCCTGCGCCACCCCCGCCCGCTTCGCATCGGTGAACTGGCGGATCAGCGCCCCGTCATTGGCCGTGCCCGTGTCGCGCGAGATCGTCGCCGCCACCGACCGGCTCGCCGCGTCGCCCGTGACCTCGATCGTCCCCGCCCCGATCGCCGAGCGTGTCGTCCCCGACTGCGAGCCCCCCGCCGACAAGGCCATCGGCGGCGTCGCCGTCACCGTCCCCACACCCGCCACCGATACACCCGGCAGCGCCGTCCCACCGGTCGCCGTCGCAGCGCCCCCGCGATCCATCCCGATCCCGCCGATGCCCCCGCCCAGCGACACCTGGTCCGCGCTCCACTGCTCGCGGTTCGCAATGTCCTGCGCCTCCAGCGTGCCCGTCACCAGGCTGTTGCTCGACGCCTCCGCCGTGCTCGCGATCACCGCGCCCTTCAGCACCGTGTCGCCGCCCACCCGGATCGCAAAGCCCCCGTCACCGGCGTAGAGCCCCGACTGCTCGCCCACGCTGGCGAAGTCCCCCGTCTGGCTACCCTGCGAGACATGGCCGCTGACCGACACCTGCCCGCCGGGGGTCAGCCCCACGCTCGCCCCCAGCGAACCGCTGCTCGACTTCGACCGATAGCTCGCCATGTCCTGAAGGCTCGCGATCGACAGGCTGCCCGCATCCACGCGCACCCGATCGCCCGATACCAGCGCCCCCTCCAGCGACAGCGCTCCCGGCGTCGTCAGCCGTGCCGTGCCGCCCGCGTCCAGCAGCGTCTCGACATGCGTGACCTCGGTCCCGTCATAGCTGCTCTTCGACGACGACAGGCTCACCGTCGCCTTCGGACCCGACAGGCCCAGCCCGCCCTTGTTCAGCCCCAGATCCGCCGACACACCCAGCGAAAAGCCCGAACTCTTCGCACTCCCGCTCCGACCGTCCGTCTCCGTCGCAGAGGACGGTATTTCATATTAATTGGAGCGCTAATTTGGCCGTGACTTACAATTTAGTCTTCGAACCAGCAAATCTCGTATGCCGTACCGTCATCATCGACCACGCGATACTTTCCGGGCTGATAAACGCCATCTTCATATGTCGACAGACTGTAATCAGCAGGGCTTGCGCCAGCAAGAATTATAAATTTCGAATACAGTTTGTCAAATTCCATCGGCAGCATTGGCTCAATTCCTTCCATCATTAATCTAACACTATATACATCTTTCAGAAATGGAACTTCTAAATCGAATGAAAGAGCCTGACTTAGAATGCCATCAAGCCTTTCATGATACTTAAACTTCTTTGATTCTACTTCATCGCAATTTTCAATATAATATTTCAAGGAAGCTGCTGCCTTAGCAAGTTTTTTTTTGTCTATCTCAGCAAGTCTCATATTCTTATCGATTTTTACTTTTTTTATCATGCTCCATTCCTACTTAATTTATTTTTACAGGATCAGAAAACATTTTCCTGTTTGGAACGATAGTTTGCGTAGCACCGCCAACTTGCTTAACACTACCTTGCTGTGTCGGCGCCACCTTACTTTCGAACACAGTTACATCAGATTTCGCCGTTATCTGATAAATATCATAATCACCAGTTTGCGAGCCTAAAGGCAACCCAAGCTTAGCTCCTATTTCAGAATTATTATTTTGAAGTGCCTTTAATTCCGACGAAGACATCCAGTATCCTGTATAAGGACTTGGGACCTGACCTTTTGGTACAATCTTGACCAAATTTACACCTGACTTAATCTCAACAGGATTTGGAATAGTTGAACCTGATTTTATATAGTCCCTTGCATAACGCCTAATAAGAGATTCATCCAAACTAGGGTTACTAAGATGTATGGATTGAATAAGCTTCTGACCTTGCGGAATGCTCATGGGATCAATTTCCAAACCATAAGTCGTAAACGGCGCATCTAAGTCAGCCTGTGCCCAAGCGACACTTCCTCCGCTGACCGAACCGGAGTCCAAAGGTTTACCTCTGGTTGGCGTCTTCGTAAGACTCTCTTCCACCGTTGCCACGGTGGAAGCCTTCTCCAACACGACCTGGGTTTCACCCTTGGGCAGCGTCGCCTCAAGCGCTGCCTGCGTCGTCGCGGTCTCCGGCATCTCCGCCGACGCCAGCGCGTTGGCGACCGCCTTTTCTCCCTGTGCGCCAGCCGAAGACGTGGCC
This window harbors:
- a CDS encoding IS3 family transposase (programmed frameshift), giving the protein MKRKQFSEEQIIGILKEAEAGAVVTELCRKHGMSSATYYAWKAKFGGLEVSDAKRLRSLEEENARLKRLLADTMLDNAGLKDLLSKKLVTPAAKRQAVAHLQATLGMSERRACTVVGADRTSMRYRSCRADDGDLRSRLRELAQQRRRFGYRRLHILLRRDGITINRKKTQRLYREEGLTVRRRKGRRRATGSRAPASVLALPNQRWSLDFVHDQLVTGRRFRVLNIVDDVTRECLRAVVDTSISGRRVVRELADLIAERGRPKMIVSDNGTELTSNAVLAWSGDARIEWHYIAPGKPTQNGFVESFNGRMRDELLNETLFFTIGQARSILARWVDDYNNERPHSSLGYATPAAFAAGLEQQRAGLTPPVASPALMRENHGRSLVAAG
- a CDS encoding hemagglutinin repeat-containing protein, which codes for MPSSATETDGRSGSAKSSGFSLGVSADLGLNKGGLGLSGPKATVSLSSSKSSYDGTEVTHVETLLDAGGTARLTTPGALSLEGALVSGDRVRVDAGSLSIASLQDMASYRSKSSSGSLGASVGLTPGGQVSVSGHVSQGSQTGDFASVGEQSGLYAGDGGFAIRVGGDTVLKGAVIASTAEASSNSLVTGTLEAQDIANREQWSADQVSLGGGIGGIGMDRGGAATATGGTALPGVSVAGVGTVTATPPMALSAGGSQSGTTRSAIGAGTIEVTGDAASRSVAATISRDTGTANDGALIRQFTDAKRAGVAQGFQAAQVLATETSAFFASRAREEDRLKAQAEEARQRGDAQAADSYTRQAEQLHEAYGPGSAARLVATAVSGAAGGDATGSLGGLVQASAVNVLQGLATQQVKALADELGGSAAENSAARAALQAVVGCAGQAAGGTGDCSAGAMGAASAVVLNQLLKSGPTPSTDKDGQPLSQSAGQARDALVSTLVAAVASGAGLDAASATLAARIETQNNSTVTPLGRYGPDTPERLHFEDVYEYDPAFRAAVKAVGGREAFEEAVKCARSPDSCATTAIQKAALDAFTLGANRLEGQARIDAWLCSGETPLLCGVQAVNAFNQTPLGVRLVGGMQALGGAGQAVSGTIMAYGGASTCVATAGAGCVVATLGGVNLGLGLDNAHTGFLSLRDGTPSPTLGGRVISTVSGASLETSEAIYGQINLAVGLGTMAAESALGQATARAGPKVSSLNNTASTVGGTVIPEVTATAEVGGSVFKDVNQNARNIVEADASRPTIIADRVADKIAKNGYKLPNGNMADAHAEIGAIQQAFDAGKTQGQSMNMTVSGKDVCGFCRGDIAAAADKAGLKSLTINAIDNDTLLPKKYIWNPGMKSIQEEKK